CGAGGCGGTAATGCGGAACTATCCGGTTGCGATGTGATGCCGGTTTTCAGTCTTCATTGCCGCGGAGCCGTCACGACATGACGCAACCCACGGGGCCTGTTGCCCCCGGATCCTCAACGACGCCGGATGGCGGCGCGCACCCCGCGCCTGCCGCACAGCAGGCCAATGCCGCGCCCAAGATTACCGAATATGGCGCCGACCAGCACGAGCATGCCGCGAACCCGGTCGGCTTCGCCGCCCTGCTCAGCGTGCTCGGCGTGGTGTTTGGCGATATCGGCACAAGCCCGATCTACGCCCTGCGCTCGACCATCATGGTCGTATCGCAGCACCACAAGATCGAGCCGTGGGAAATACTGGGCGTTCTCAGCCTGATCATCTGGTCGCTGCTGCTGATCGTGACGGTGAAATACGTCATCCTGATCATGCGCGCCGACCATAATGGCGAGGGCGGGATCATCTCGCTCATGTCGCTGGCCCAGCGCGTGGCGCCCAGCAACCGCATGCGCATAGCCCTCGGCATGGTGGGAATCGGCGGCGCGTGCCTGTTCTTTGGCGATGGCATGATCACGCCCGCCATTTCCGTGCTCTCGGCGGTGGAAGGGCTTGAGGTCAGCTTCCCCGCAGCCCACGATCTGGTCATTCCCATCGCACTCATGGTGCTGGTGGGGCTGTTCTCGGTGCAGTGCTACGGCACGGGCAAGGTGGGCACCATATTCGGCCCCATCATGCTGGTGTGGTTCAGCCTGCTGGGCATACTGGGCGCGCTTGAAATCCTCCACCACCCCAAGGTGCTGCTGGCCATATCGCCCACCTATGCGGTGCAGTTCATCATCTATCACGGGTGGCTGTCGTTCATTGCCCTTGGCTCGGTGGTTCTGTCGGTTACGGGTGCTGAGGCGCTTTATGCCGATATGGGGCATTTTGGCCGCCAGCCCATCCGCTATGCGTGGCTGTTCTGCGTGCTGCCGTGCCTGGCGCTGAACTATCTGGGCCAGGGGGCGCTGATCATCTCCGAGCCCAAGGCGCTCGAGAACCCCTTCTTCCTGCTCGGCCCGCACTGGATGCAGGTGCCGATGATCATCCTGTCCACCATGGCCACGGTCATTGCCAGCCAGGCGGGCATCTCGGGCGGGTTCTCGCTGTGCCGCCAGATCATCCAGCTTGGCTACCTGCCGCGCCTGCGCGTGACCCACACCAATGCGGAGGAAGAGGGCCAGATCTACCTGCCCGAGTTCAACCGCTTCCTCATGGTGGGCGCACTGCTGCTGGTGCTGGCCTTCCGCAGTTCCGATGCGCTGGCTTCCGCCTACGGCATTGCAGTGACGGGCACGTTCATGTGCACCTGCGTGCTGGCCATGGTGGTGTTCCGCAGGCTGTATCACTGGTCGCGCCCTGCGGCGGTTGCGACATTCGGTGGCTTCTTCCTGCTTGATACGACGTTCTTTGCCTCCAACGCGCTCAAGATCCCGCAGGGCGGCTGGGTGCCGGTGCTGCTCGGTATCGTGCTGACGCTGATGATGACGACCTGGAAAAAGGGCCGCCAGCTGATCATGAACCGGCAGAAGCAGGACAGCATGCCGATGAACTCGTTCCTGGCCCGCCTGCCGCAGTCACGCATCATCCGCGTGCCGGGCACGGCGGTGTACATGACCGGCAACCCCGAATTCGTGCCTGCCTGCCTGCTGCACAACCTCAAGCACAACAAGGTGCTGCACGACCATGTGCTGTTCGTGACCGTGCAGACCCTCGACCAGCCCGAGGCCGATCACGGCCACCGCGTGGCGTTGCAGGAACTGGCCCCCGACATCTACCGCATCATCCTGCGCTACGGCTTCATGGAAATGCCCAACCTGCCCCGCGCACTCGAAGACCTGAAGGCCAGCGGGCTGGACTTTGATGCACTGCAGGCCTCCTACTTCACCAGCCGCGAACTGCTGGTGCGCTCGTCGGTGCCCAAGCTCTCGCGCTGGCGCATGTCGCTGTTCCTGTTCATGGCGCGCAATGCGACGCCTGCCACCGAGTTCTTCCGCATTCCACCCGACCGCGTGGTAGAGCTGGGCGTGCGGCTGGCGATCTGATAAAAAACCAAAATGTCTGGGTGCCGCCTTTTTTCAAAAAGGCGGCATTCTTTTTGAAAAAAGCTTCACCAAAAAATTTCTACAGTCGGCAAGGGGTTTCGTTGGCAGGGTTTTCAGGCAGTCTCGCATCCAACATGGCCGAGCCGCTGGCGCTTTATGTGCACTGGCCGTTCTGCCTGTCCAAATGCCCGTACTGCGATTTCAACAGCCATGTGCGCGATGAAATTCCCCGCGCCCGCTTTGGTAGCGCGCTCAGGCGCGAACTGGCCCATGAAGCAGCCGTAATGGGCGATACGCCCGCCGAGCGCCCGATCATCAGTTCCATCTTTTTTGGCGGCGGCACGCCTTCCCTCATGGCACCCGGGACGGTAGCCGGGCTGATTGCCGATGCCCGCAGCCAGTTTGGCTTTACCGACAATGTGGAAATCACGCTCGAGGCCAACCCGACGAGCGTGGAGACCGGCCTGCTGCGGGCCTTCCGCGATGCCGGGGTCAACCGCATTTCAATGGGCATCCAGAGCCTTGAGCCCGAGGCCCTGCGCTTTTTAGGCCGCGAGCATGACGCCCCGCAGGCCATCGCGGCCCTCGAGACAGCGCGCAAATTGTTCGACCGCATCTCGTTCGACCTGATCTATGCCCGGCCAGGACAGACCGAAGCCGCATGGCGCAGTGAACTTGAGGCAGCCCTTGCGCTGGTATCCGACCACCTGTCGCTCTATCAGCTCACCATCGAGCCGGGCACGAAATTCGAGGGGCTGTACCGTCAGGGCCGCTTCCGCCTGCCCGAGGGCGATGACGCGGCCAGGCTGTATGAACTCACTGCCGAGGTCGCCGCCCGGCATGGCCTGCTGGGCTACGAGATCTCGAACTACGCCCGCCCCGGTGCCGAGAGCCGCCATAACCTGACCTACTGGCGCTATGGCGACTATGTGGGAATCGGCCCCGGCGCCCATGGGCGGCTGACCCGCAATGGCGTGACCTGCGCCACCCGCCGCCACCGCGCGCCCGAGCCATGGGCCGAGCGCGTGGAGCGCACCGGCACCGGCGCCCACCCTGATGAACGGCTGGATAACCGCGACCGCGCGCGTGAAATGCTGCTGATGGGCCTGCGATTGCGCGAGGGCATTGACACCACCCGTTTCGCCCGGCGCACCGGCATGGATGTGCTCGATGCGCTTGATGCCGACATGCTGAACATGGCGATCGGGGAGGGCTATCTGGTGCTTGACCCTGCCGGGCAGCGCCTGCGCGCCACCGATGCAGGCCGCCTGCGGTTGGAAAGCCTGCTGGCCGCGCTGGTGCTTTGAGGCATTAGGCCATACGATAGGGTCATCATTCAGGGCAGGGAGATTGCTGCGTGTTGTCATCCATCCTTTCGCGGTCCACCCGCCTCGCCGCCACCGCTGCGGCCCTTGCCTTCATGGCAGTGCCCGCCATGGCCGCACCCGCCACAGGCGGCCCGCAACTGGTCATCGAAGATAACGACTTCCTCGGCCCGGGCGGGTCGGACCAGCTTTCCACCATTCCGCTGCTGTTCAACCCCGATGTGCGCGTGCTGGGCTTTACGGTGGTGAGTGGCGACGGGTGGGAAAACGCGGAATCCGCCCATCTGCGCCGCCTGCTCGAAATCATCGGCAAGGCGGACGTGCCGGTGGCCGATGGCGCGGTCTACCCGCTGGTCAACACCCGTGCCGAAATGCGCCTGCATGAGCAGCAATACGGCACGATTCCGTGGAAGGGCGCATGGGGCGGCCTTGGCTCCATCGACACCGCACCCGATATGCAGCCCGCCATCGGGGCAATGAAGGAAGGTGCCCCCCACACCCCGCCGGCGAAGCAGGGCGCCGTGCAGTTCCTGATCGAGCAGGTGCATGCCCACCCGCATGAAGTCACGATCGTGGCGGCAGGCCCGCTGACCAACCTTGCCCTTGCCATCCGTCAGGACCCGACCTTTGCCGAGACGGCGAAGCAGCTCATCTTCATGGGCGGCATGCTCGATACGAGCATGATGTCGATTACCGGCAACGCGGACTTCGCCTCCGACTTCAACATGATCTTCGACCCCGAGGCAGCGCATA
This is a stretch of genomic DNA from Komagataeibacter xylinus. It encodes these proteins:
- a CDS encoding potassium transporter Kup; protein product: MTQPTGPVAPGSSTTPDGGAHPAPAAQQANAAPKITEYGADQHEHAANPVGFAALLSVLGVVFGDIGTSPIYALRSTIMVVSQHHKIEPWEILGVLSLIIWSLLLIVTVKYVILIMRADHNGEGGIISLMSLAQRVAPSNRMRIALGMVGIGGACLFFGDGMITPAISVLSAVEGLEVSFPAAHDLVIPIALMVLVGLFSVQCYGTGKVGTIFGPIMLVWFSLLGILGALEILHHPKVLLAISPTYAVQFIIYHGWLSFIALGSVVLSVTGAEALYADMGHFGRQPIRYAWLFCVLPCLALNYLGQGALIISEPKALENPFFLLGPHWMQVPMIILSTMATVIASQAGISGGFSLCRQIIQLGYLPRLRVTHTNAEEEGQIYLPEFNRFLMVGALLLVLAFRSSDALASAYGIAVTGTFMCTCVLAMVVFRRLYHWSRPAAVATFGGFFLLDTTFFASNALKIPQGGWVPVLLGIVLTLMMTTWKKGRQLIMNRQKQDSMPMNSFLARLPQSRIIRVPGTAVYMTGNPEFVPACLLHNLKHNKVLHDHVLFVTVQTLDQPEADHGHRVALQELAPDIYRIILRYGFMEMPNLPRALEDLKASGLDFDALQASYFTSRELLVRSSVPKLSRWRMSLFLFMARNATPATEFFRIPPDRVVELGVRLAI
- the hemW gene encoding radical SAM family heme chaperone HemW, with amino-acid sequence MAEPLALYVHWPFCLSKCPYCDFNSHVRDEIPRARFGSALRRELAHEAAVMGDTPAERPIISSIFFGGGTPSLMAPGTVAGLIADARSQFGFTDNVEITLEANPTSVETGLLRAFRDAGVNRISMGIQSLEPEALRFLGREHDAPQAIAALETARKLFDRISFDLIYARPGQTEAAWRSELEAALALVSDHLSLYQLTIEPGTKFEGLYRQGRFRLPEGDDAARLYELTAEVAARHGLLGYEISNYARPGAESRHNLTYWRYGDYVGIGPGAHGRLTRNGVTCATRRHRAPEPWAERVERTGTGAHPDERLDNRDRAREMLLMGLRLREGIDTTRFARRTGMDVLDALDADMLNMAIGEGYLVLDPAGQRLRATDAGRLRLESLLAALVL
- a CDS encoding nucleoside hydrolase, producing the protein MAVPAMAAPATGGPQLVIEDNDFLGPGGSDQLSTIPLLFNPDVRVLGFTVVSGDGWENAESAHLRRLLEIIGKADVPVADGAVYPLVNTRAEMRLHEQQYGTIPWKGAWGGLGSIDTAPDMQPAIGAMKEGAPHTPPAKQGAVQFLIEQVHAHPHEVTIVAAGPLTNLALAIRQDPTFAETAKQLIFMGGMLDTSMMSITGNADFASDFNMIFDPEAAHITLTAPWKAITVVGSVSNDLMLSREYLGQITSKKTPLTAYLGSYYDPLPMWDEMTTAIAADPTLVTSAVDARMDIDTARGPHYGHAFVVPDALAPKNSPMRVMHIVRSIDAQRFRDTFLREAQTDPARPAR